CAAGGCGACGCGCACGCGGGAAGAACAGAGACGTCGGTGCAGCTCGCGCTCCACCCGGACAGCGTGCGGCTTGGCGACGCCGAAGCCGGCGACACCCGCGACCTCGCGGAGATCCTGCCGACGGTCCGGGCGACCTCGCTAAAGGCGGTCAGCCAGAACGGCGTGCTCGGTGACCCCGCCGGGGCGACGGCAGACGAAGGACGACGGCTCTTGGGCTCGCTGCTCGCGGACCTGGTCCAAACCGTCTCGTCGTGGCTCGGAGCCATCAGATGACGGCACCTGGCTTGGGCGACCGCCGGGTGGCGTTGGTAACGGGGGCGGCCCGTGGAATCGGCGCGGCGACGGCGTCGGCCTTGCTGGACCAGGGGTGGTACGTGGGCGCCGTCGACCGTTACGCCGACGATCCAGCGCTTCCGTACAGCCTCGCACGCGCAGAGGACCTTGAGGCGTTCGTGTGGAGGGAGCCTAACCGCATCATGGCTCTCGAGGCCGATGTACGGGACGCGGCCGCGCTCGGCGAAGCCGTTGCACAGGTCGAGGGGAGTTGGGGAGGACTCGACGCGGCGATCGCTTGTGCGGGCGTAATCGCCGGAGGGATGGCCGCGTGGGAGCTGCCCCCCGACCAAGAGCGCGCCGTGCTCGAGGTGAATCTCGGCGGTGTGCTTAACCTCGCCAGAGTCGCGATACCCGCGCTGCTCCGCCGTCCGGAACCAAGGCGAGGCCGGTTCCTTGCCACAGTCTCCGCCGCGGCGACTCGCGGTTTCCCGGGACTGGCCGCGTACGGCGCGGCAAAAGCCGGCGTCACTGGTTTCGTGCGGTCGCTGGCGAGCGACCTGCGCGGCACTGGCGTTACCGCCAACACCGTCAGCCCGGGCCCCACGCGAACGGCTGGCTTGAAGGAGAGTGCTCGCTTTTACGGTCTCACCGACGCCGAGTCCTTCGCCCGTCAAGTCCCGATCGAACGGCTCGTTGAGCCCGAGGAGATCGCAACGGTCTTCGCGTTTCTGGCGAGCGACGAGGTTAGCGCCATGACGGGGACGAGCGTGGCGGTTGACGGAGGGCATTCATTATGAACCAGAAGGTTGTCCCACCCGAAGCGCTCGGCGTCGCCGCGACGTTGCCGATGCCCACGGGGACGGTGGTCTCATTCGGGCACGCGACCAAAGAGCTCGCACCTAACTTCCTGTTCGGCGGCAACCCGGCGCGACTGATTTGGCTGAGTGACAAGGGGGTCGAAGCTCTCGACGAACTGCGCTTAGGCCCGGCGTGCTCTCCTGCAGGCGCCAACCTCGCTCGGCGTCTGACGGATGCCGGCCTCGCCCACCCTCTGCCGCATCCCGTCGACAGAACGCCGAGTGTCACGTTCGTTGTTCCGGCTCGCAATTGTTCCCGCCATCTCGACGACTGCCTGCGTTCGCTGGATGCAGGGAAAGATGTGGTCGTCGTCGACGACCATTCGGCGGACGCTGCTGGCATCGAGCAGGTTTGCATTGCCCACGGCGCCAGGTTGATCAGGCGGTCGGGCTCCGGCGGCCCGGCAGCGGCGCGCAACACGGGCGCCGCGGCAGCCCGGACCGACCTGGTCGCCTTCGTGGACAGCGACTGCGTGGTGCCAGACGGCTGGCTCGCCGACCTCGTCGGCCACTTCGAAGATCCTCTCGTCGCCGGGGTCGCGCCTCGGATCGTCAGCGCAACGTCCTCGGGCCTTCCTTCTCTTTTGGACATGGGCCAAAGGCCGTCGCGGGTCGACCCGCGGGCGGCAGTGCCCTACGTTCCAACGGCGGCCTTGGTCGTGCGCCGGGACGCGCTCGGCGACGGCTTCGACGAGGAGCTGCGATACGGCGAGGACGTCGATCTGGTCTGGCGGTTGGCCGCCTCGGGTTGGCGCGTCCGATACGAGCCCTCGGTGCTCGTGGCCCACCGAGACCCCCGGTCATGCGTCGGGCGGCTACAGAAGCGGTTTCGCTACGGAACGTCGGTCGGCCCTCTGGCCGTCCGGCATCCGGGCAACCTTTCCCATCTCTCGCTCCAACCGCTCCCCGCCATCACGGCGATAGCGTTGCTGGCACGACGCCCGAGGCTCGCGGGCGCGTCGCACCTTGCCGGCACCCTGCTACAAAACAGGCGCCTCAAGGGTGCAAACGTTC
This portion of the Acidimicrobiales bacterium genome encodes:
- a CDS encoding mycofactocin-coupled SDR family oxidoreductase; translated protein: MTAPGLGDRRVALVTGAARGIGAATASALLDQGWYVGAVDRYADDPALPYSLARAEDLEAFVWREPNRIMALEADVRDAAALGEAVAQVEGSWGGLDAAIACAGVIAGGMAAWELPPDQERAVLEVNLGGVLNLARVAIPALLRRPEPRRGRFLATVSAAATRGFPGLAAYGAAKAGVTGFVRSLASDLRGTGVTANTVSPGPTRTAGLKESARFYGLTDAESFARQVPIERLVEPEEIATVFAFLASDEVSAMTGTSVAVDGGHSL
- the mftF gene encoding mycofactocin biosynthesis glycosyltransferase MftF (Members of this protein family, MftF, are glycosyltransferases, members of PF00535 (glycosyl transferase family 2). The encoding gene is found as part of the mycofactocin cassette, in Mycobacterium tuberculosis, many other Actinobacteria, and occasional members of other lineages. Mycofactocin itself, a putative redox carrier, is a heavily modified derivative of the C-terminal Val-Tyr dipeptide of the mycofactocin precursor MftA (TIGR03969).); the protein is MNQKVVPPEALGVAATLPMPTGTVVSFGHATKELAPNFLFGGNPARLIWLSDKGVEALDELRLGPACSPAGANLARRLTDAGLAHPLPHPVDRTPSVTFVVPARNCSRHLDDCLRSLDAGKDVVVVDDHSADAAGIEQVCIAHGARLIRRSGSGGPAAARNTGAAAARTDLVAFVDSDCVVPDGWLADLVGHFEDPLVAGVAPRIVSATSSGLPSLLDMGQRPSRVDPRAAVPYVPTAALVVRRDALGDGFDEELRYGEDVDLVWRLAASGWRVRYEPSVLVAHRDPRSCVGRLQKRFRYGTSVGPLAVRHPGNLSHLSLQPLPAITAIALLARRPRLAGASHLAGTLLQNRRLKGANVRWPDLVGPTANGLYRTWLAIGRWCGWFAWPILAILLKRWRQSGWWRRAALLSLIVGPPVTQVFGEHPPRHVLAALGEEVAYGVGVAVGCVRVRQLAPLIPSIDWTTLGRRRIMK